Proteins from one Clupea harengus chromosome 17, Ch_v2.0.2, whole genome shotgun sequence genomic window:
- the cdv3 gene encoding protein CDV3 homolog isoform X2: MADVETNAPEKSLDDFFAKRDKKKKKEKGKGKEPAAGPAPVVLKKIKKEKEKSTKNENQEDQIEKEDAEWKEFEQKEVDYTGLRLQALLVGEEREDEDYDKEEVGEDGEIILVSGDKMSGPWNKSGAPVASAAPVEEEPEVPESKPTGVYRPPGARLTSTKRGPTAGPPEIFNDTQFPSLQSSAKHVETRKDREMEKTFEVVKHRNRAREEGGPTSNQQLQLDNQYAVLGDK, from the exons ATGGCGGATGTTGAAACAAATGCTCCGGAGAAGAGCCTGGATGATTTCTTTGCTAAGCGcgataaaaagaagaagaaagaaaagggcaAAGGGAAGGAGCCTGCAGCTGGGCCAGCACCGGTGGTTTTGAAAAAGatcaaaaaggaaaaagagaagtcTACGAAAAACGAAAATCAGGAGGACCAGATAGAGAAG GAGGATGCGGAATGGAAGGAGTTTGAGCAGAAGGAGGTGGACTACACTGGCCTCAGGCTGCAGGCCCTACTGGTCGG tgaagagagagaggatgaagattATGATAAAGAGGAGGTgggtgaggatggagagatcatCCTAGTGAGCGGAGACAAAATGTCTGGACCTTGGAACAAGTCTGGGGCTCCCGTCGCTTCAGCTGCTCCTGTTG AGGAAGAGCCCGAGGTGCCCGAGTCGAAACCGACAGGCGTGTACCGGCCCCCAGGAGCCCGCCTCACCAGCACCAAGAGAGGGCCCACCGCGGGGCCCCCGGAGATCTTCAATGACACCCAGTTCCCTTCACTGCAGTCCTCTGCCAAACATGTGGAGACTCGCAA GGAccgagagatggagaagactttCGAGGTGGTGAAGCACAGGAACCGTGCACGGGAGGAAGGGGGTCCGACCTCCAACCAGCAGCTGCAGCTAGACAACCAGTACGCCGTCCTGGGGGACAAGTAA
- the cdv3 gene encoding protein CDV3 homolog isoform X1 gives MADVETNAPEKSLDDFFAKRDKKKKKEKGKGKEPAAGPAPVVLKKIKKEKEKSTKNENQEDQIEKEDAEWKEFEQKEVDYTGLRLQALLVGEEREDEDYDKEEVGEDGEIILVSGDKMSGPWNKSGAPVASAAPVVEEEPEVPESKPTGVYRPPGARLTSTKRGPTAGPPEIFNDTQFPSLQSSAKHVETRKDREMEKTFEVVKHRNRAREEGGPTSNQQLQLDNQYAVLGDK, from the exons ATGGCGGATGTTGAAACAAATGCTCCGGAGAAGAGCCTGGATGATTTCTTTGCTAAGCGcgataaaaagaagaagaaagaaaagggcaAAGGGAAGGAGCCTGCAGCTGGGCCAGCACCGGTGGTTTTGAAAAAGatcaaaaaggaaaaagagaagtcTACGAAAAACGAAAATCAGGAGGACCAGATAGAGAAG GAGGATGCGGAATGGAAGGAGTTTGAGCAGAAGGAGGTGGACTACACTGGCCTCAGGCTGCAGGCCCTACTGGTCGG tgaagagagagaggatgaagattATGATAAAGAGGAGGTgggtgaggatggagagatcatCCTAGTGAGCGGAGACAAAATGTCTGGACCTTGGAACAAGTCTGGGGCTCCCGTCGCTTCAGCTGCTCCTGTTG TAGAGGAAGAGCCCGAGGTGCCCGAGTCGAAACCGACAGGCGTGTACCGGCCCCCAGGAGCCCGCCTCACCAGCACCAAGAGAGGGCCCACCGCGGGGCCCCCGGAGATCTTCAATGACACCCAGTTCCCTTCACTGCAGTCCTCTGCCAAACATGTGGAGACTCGCAA GGAccgagagatggagaagactttCGAGGTGGTGAAGCACAGGAACCGTGCACGGGAGGAAGGGGGTCCGACCTCCAACCAGCAGCTGCAGCTAGACAACCAGTACGCCGTCCTGGGGGACAAGTAA
- the tmem108 gene encoding transmembrane protein 108 isoform X1, with protein sequence MKRSLQVLRCQLLSVVAILVVSVGLVSSVQEPHPSRTPQDPSMDSSSVPLPVLPPEPPGWQETSSSGELSAYGGGVQNIQPTASISTLDLLHSQAKALVPGTHASSGFDGSGFGVTKQKFLDLLQSSDGGNQAHKLNGETLNEAQKMNAIASNNTDIHVGSVVGNQMQNNTFTRKDQQGAPGSVSEGESVSLAEPDLGSPGSPPSGTDLTAGGQGAPNATSASAIPAPPGPYTGRGDSIGLKPEGLMKGPHPQELNAEEPTYSSSLLFTSALKPSSLSSSSSALSLDPATADGFLRERAQTMPEPAPHHSITLRETHPLPGEKPTDPLSLEAVPSPGSDTSSTTINTVPPTIEMTSNTTTYSNVADPVGNVTEPLGVSSAPTVEGETHSSVGNSTHEASVAMDNNSTVGGPSPDVRSHGKGSAPTEAPSTASGNFLNRQVPAATTGPWGPGNQSGPALDPSHTQATICLGKMDIVWVVLAISVPVSSCSVLLTVCCMKRKKKSSNQENNLSYWNNAITMDYFNRHAVELPREIQSLETAEEQETFLPPNGDYSDSGVVLVNPFCQETLFIHRDKASDI encoded by the exons GTGTCGTAGCAATTCTGGTAGTGTCAGTGGGGCTGGTGTCCTCTGTCCAGGAGCCACACCCCAGCCGGACCCCCCAGGACCCCTCCATGGACTCGAGCAGCGTCCCCCTCCCTGTCCTGCCCCCGGAGCCCCCTGGCTGGCAGGAGACCTCCAGCAGTGGGGAGCTGTCCGCCTATGGAGGGGGTGTCCAAAACATCCAGCCCACTGCCTCCATCAGCACCCTGGATCTTTTGCACTCACAGGCCAAGGCACTGGTGCCTGGCACACATGCTAGTTCTGGTTTTGATGGTTCTGGTTTTGGTGTAACAAAGCAGAAGTTTCTAGACCTACTTCAAAGTTCTGATGGTGGAAACCAGGCCCATAAACTTAATGGAGAGACGTTAAATGAGGCTCAGAAAATGAATGCCATTGCCAGTAATAACACAGACATCCATGTCGGGTCAGTGGTGGGAAACCAGATGCAAAACAACACTTTTACCAGGAAGGACCAGCAGGGCGCGCCAGGTTCGGTCTCTGAAGGGGAGTCGGTGAGCCTGGCAGAGCCTGATCTGGGCTCCCCTGGTTCTCCACCCTCAGGGACTGACCTGACCGCTGGTGGACAGGGTGCCCCGAATGCAACATCTGCCTCTGCCATTCCTGCACCACCAGGGCCTTacacagggagaggagacagtATTGGTCTCAAGCCTGAAGGCCTTATGAAGGGTCCTCACCCCCAGGAGCTCAACGCGGAGGAGCCCACTTATTCTTCATCACTTCTCTTCACCTCAGCACTgaagccctcctctctctcctcttcctcctcagctctTTCTCTCGATCCTGCCACTGCAGACGGATTCCTCAGGGAGCGTGCCCAGACCATGCCCGAACCGGCCCCGCATCActccatcaccctgagagagaCGCACCCCCTGCCCGGAGAGAAGCCCACAGACCCCCTGAGCCTAGAGGCAGTCCCTTCCCCTGGCTCTgacacctcctccaccaccattaATACCGTACCCCCTACTATAGAGATGACATCCAACACCACGACTTATTCCAACGTCGCAGATCCAGTGGGCAATGTCACAGAGCCCTTAGGGGTCTCTTCGGCCCCAACTGTTGAGGGGGAAACACACTCCTCCGTGGGTAACAGCACACACGAAGCATCCGTCGCCATGGACAACAACAGCACGGTGGGTGGACCCTCTCCCGACGTCCGTTCGCACGGCAAAGGCTCGGCTCCTACAGAGGCCCCCTCCACAGCCAGCGGCAACTTCCTCAACAGGCAGGTCCCTGCGGCGACGACTGGGCCCTGGGGCCCCGGCAACCAGTCAGGCCCGGCCCTGGACCCCTcgcacacacaggccaccaTCTGCCTGGGGAAGATGGACATCGTGTGGGTGGTGCTCGCCATCAGCGTGCCTGTGTCCTCCTGCT cTGTCCTCCTGACAGTGTGCTgcatgaagaggaagaagaagtcgTCCAATCAGGAGAACAACCTGAGCTATTGGAACAACGCCATAACCATGGACTACTTCAACCGACACGCTGTGGAGCTCCCTAGAGAGATTCAATCTCTGGAGACTGCAGAG GAACAGGAGACCTTCCTGCCACCTAATGGCGACTACAGTGACAGTGGAGTGGTACTGGTGAACCCCTTCTGCCAGGAGACGCTCTTCATCCACAGAGACAAGGCCTCGGACATCTGA
- the tmem108 gene encoding transmembrane protein 108 isoform X2, giving the protein MKRSLQVLRCQLLSVVAILVVSVGLVSSVQEPHPSRTPQDPSMDSSSVPLPVLPPEPPGWQETSSSGELSAYGGGVQNIQPTASISTLDLLHSQAKALVPGTHASSGFDGSGFGVTKQKFLDLLQSSDGGNQAHKLNGETLNEAQKMNAIASNNTDIHVGSVVGNQMQNNTFTRKDQQGAPGSVSEGESVSLAEPDLGSPGSPPSGTDLTAGGQGAPNATSASAIPAPPGPYTGRGDSIGLKPEGLMKGPHPQELNAEEPTYSSSLLFTSALKPSSLSSSSSALSLDPATADGFLRERAQTMPEPAPHHSITLRETHPLPGEKPTDPLSLEAVPSPGSDTSSTTINTVPPTIEMTSNTTTYSNVADPVGNVTEPLGVSSAPTVEGETHSSVGNSTHEASVAMDNNSTVGGPSPDVRSHGKGSAPTEAPSTASGNFLNRQVPAATTGPWGPGNQSGPALDPSHTQATICLGKMDIVWVVLAISVPVSSCSVLLTVCCMKRKKKSSNQENNLSYWNNAITMDYFNRHAVELPREIQSLETAEKEGDAEGGSCFGCSW; this is encoded by the exons GTGTCGTAGCAATTCTGGTAGTGTCAGTGGGGCTGGTGTCCTCTGTCCAGGAGCCACACCCCAGCCGGACCCCCCAGGACCCCTCCATGGACTCGAGCAGCGTCCCCCTCCCTGTCCTGCCCCCGGAGCCCCCTGGCTGGCAGGAGACCTCCAGCAGTGGGGAGCTGTCCGCCTATGGAGGGGGTGTCCAAAACATCCAGCCCACTGCCTCCATCAGCACCCTGGATCTTTTGCACTCACAGGCCAAGGCACTGGTGCCTGGCACACATGCTAGTTCTGGTTTTGATGGTTCTGGTTTTGGTGTAACAAAGCAGAAGTTTCTAGACCTACTTCAAAGTTCTGATGGTGGAAACCAGGCCCATAAACTTAATGGAGAGACGTTAAATGAGGCTCAGAAAATGAATGCCATTGCCAGTAATAACACAGACATCCATGTCGGGTCAGTGGTGGGAAACCAGATGCAAAACAACACTTTTACCAGGAAGGACCAGCAGGGCGCGCCAGGTTCGGTCTCTGAAGGGGAGTCGGTGAGCCTGGCAGAGCCTGATCTGGGCTCCCCTGGTTCTCCACCCTCAGGGACTGACCTGACCGCTGGTGGACAGGGTGCCCCGAATGCAACATCTGCCTCTGCCATTCCTGCACCACCAGGGCCTTacacagggagaggagacagtATTGGTCTCAAGCCTGAAGGCCTTATGAAGGGTCCTCACCCCCAGGAGCTCAACGCGGAGGAGCCCACTTATTCTTCATCACTTCTCTTCACCTCAGCACTgaagccctcctctctctcctcttcctcctcagctctTTCTCTCGATCCTGCCACTGCAGACGGATTCCTCAGGGAGCGTGCCCAGACCATGCCCGAACCGGCCCCGCATCActccatcaccctgagagagaCGCACCCCCTGCCCGGAGAGAAGCCCACAGACCCCCTGAGCCTAGAGGCAGTCCCTTCCCCTGGCTCTgacacctcctccaccaccattaATACCGTACCCCCTACTATAGAGATGACATCCAACACCACGACTTATTCCAACGTCGCAGATCCAGTGGGCAATGTCACAGAGCCCTTAGGGGTCTCTTCGGCCCCAACTGTTGAGGGGGAAACACACTCCTCCGTGGGTAACAGCACACACGAAGCATCCGTCGCCATGGACAACAACAGCACGGTGGGTGGACCCTCTCCCGACGTCCGTTCGCACGGCAAAGGCTCGGCTCCTACAGAGGCCCCCTCCACAGCCAGCGGCAACTTCCTCAACAGGCAGGTCCCTGCGGCGACGACTGGGCCCTGGGGCCCCGGCAACCAGTCAGGCCCGGCCCTGGACCCCTcgcacacacaggccaccaTCTGCCTGGGGAAGATGGACATCGTGTGGGTGGTGCTCGCCATCAGCGTGCCTGTGTCCTCCTGCT cTGTCCTCCTGACAGTGTGCTgcatgaagaggaagaagaagtcgTCCAATCAGGAGAACAACCTGAGCTATTGGAACAACGCCATAACCATGGACTACTTCAACCGACACGCTGTGGAGCTCCCTAGAGAGATTCAATCTCTGGAGACTGCAGAG AAAGAGGGTGATGCGGAGGGAGGATCATGTTTTGGCTGCTCCTGGTGA